Below is a window of Penaeus monodon isolate SGIC_2016 chromosome 26, NSTDA_Pmon_1, whole genome shotgun sequence DNA.
atatatatatatatatatatatatatatatatatacacatatatatatatatatatatatatatatatatatatatatatatatatatatatatatatatatatatatatataacatacaaatatatatgtgtttatgcgcatatgtgtatgtagatgtgtgtgtgaacgtttatgtatgtatatataagtttgttgttgttcaacagccattcattccactgcaggacataggcctctctcaattcactactgagaggttatatatggcagtgccacctttgcctgattggatgcccttcctaatcaaccgcggtttgtgccacggcggtgacttcccctacgacacatgcgtttggcttctcaaggcgatatgtcgttttctacgagggcaatcgaggtgaagttccttacccaagggaacaaccatgtatatatatatatatatatatatatatatatacacatatatatatatatatatatatattttttttttttaacggtaggttcatgtttgagccgccgtggtcacagtatgatacttaattgtaattttcatgttgtgatgctcttggagtgagtacgtggtagagtccccagttcctttccacggagagtgccggtgttaccttttaggtaatcattctctctattttatccgggcttgggaccagcactaacttgggctggcttgcccacccagtggctaggtaggcaatcgaggtgaagttccttgctgaagggaacaacgcgccggccggtgactcgaaccctcgaactcagattgccatcgtggcagtcttgagtccgatgctctaaccactcggacaccgtggccttatatgcacacacacacacacacacacacacacacacacacacacacacacacacacacacacacacacacacacacacacacacacacacacatatatatatatgtatatatatatatatatatatatatatatatatatatatatatatatatatatatataatatatatatatatacatatatatatatatatatatatatatatatatatatatatatatataaatcataatcattatgataacttATTTTCAGCatgattttgtatattaatttgttataatGCAGAACAATTTAATATAGGGTTAAATCTTAGTCTCcctaaaaatgaatgaaaattaatgtttAGAAAAGCTTCGTGGTGCAAATATATACGGTATTCATGAAACGTgagttttttctaatttttaaagggGCTGTCATATAACTCACAATATTTCACTTGCACAATGTGACCATAAATGAAATCTCCTGAGGAAGACAGCACGTAATACGTACACGCAAAGACACGCGCGCATTTTAGTgcgtaaatacatgtatatatttatcagtgtATTCATCTatgcttatctatctctctatacatatacatgagtgtgtgtgtgtgttgtgtgtgtgtgtgtgtgtgtgtgttgtgtgtgtgtgtgtgtgtgtgtgtgtgtgtgtgtgtgtgtgtgtgtgtgtgtgtgtgtgtgtgtgtgtgtgtgtgtgtgtggtgtgtgtgtgtgtgtgtatgtgtgtctgtgtctgtgtgcctgcctGTTTAGTGTCGGCTTCGGTGTTGTGCAGCagcaaaataaaatgttttccaGTGATCCCAAACTTCCTTCATTGCTTGCAAAAACATATCACGCCCTCAGCAACAACAATTCTCTGTTACACTCAAAACcgaactaatatatatactggAGAGGAAATTATCAGAATCCCATTTCACCACCACGAAATTACAAGCTTTTGTGGACCTGTTCTCTTGGAGACAATGTAAGTACTTCCAAGTCCCAAGTAtggaatatacaaaaaaaggataTTGACTACACTTACGAGCACATATATACGAAACACCGCATGATGCACAGGCCGCGTGTCCCTTCGTGACCGATCCGTACTTAGTAAAATAACGAACTGAAAGGGTTGGAATGTATTGTATTAAAGTAGTATTAATGTCTTTTGCTACAAGATATGAAGATGTTGTCTACGAGTTCTATCGCCCGACGTAAAATTTCCCGGTATACCAACTTATAACCCTTTGTGAATCGACAAAAAATTTTGTCAGGACACACACGACGTTTTGTTCCTAATTTCTCCTTTAATGTGTGATTATTGCTTTCAAAGAATAACAAGACATTAgcgatatttattttccttctcaaaGTGTTATGGCAGGAGCACCCCCACCCCTTGTGTAAGAAACCTGCGAAGATTCCAATATTTTTCCATCAAATAGGTACAGTCAACCAATCAGCCTTAACCCAGAGGCAATCAGCGACGTCTTGGTTGGCAGTAGAGGTATTTTCTTTATACCGCTAAACCAAATAAAACAGTATATTACCAATTACCGTCTCCTTATTCTGaaaagtctctctttctctaaatcaCTTCATTCGGTAATAATAAGAGCGTGAATTGTACTGGCACCCAAGCGACATATTACTCGCAATAAAGGGTTAATTAAAATGCACAAATGATCATAAGCTGAAATACAAATGAATGATTAATCAAACTTTGTATACattatgtgaatacatatatctgaatatatcattagatatagatatacatttatatatctgtatataagtacatacatgcatacatacatgcataaatacatacatacatacatacatgtgtgcatacatacatgtgtacatacatacatacatacatatatacatacacatatatgtacacacacacacacgtataaatatatatatatatatatatatatatatatatatatatatatatatatatatatatatatatatatatatatatatatatatatatatatatatatctatctatctatttatctatctatctatctatctatctatccatctctctctctctctctctctctctctctctctctctctctctctctctctatatatatatatataatatatatatatatatatatatatatatatatatatatatatatatatgtatatatatatatatagatatatatatatatatatatatatattttatacacaaacacacacactcacacacacacacacacacacacacacacacacacacacacacacacacacacacacacacaatatatatataatatatatatatatatatatatatatatatattatatatatatatatatatatatatctatatgtatctatctatatatatatatatatatatatataatatacatatatatacaaatatatttatgtttatatatatacatatatatacaaatatattatatatatacaatatatacatatatgtaatatatatatatattatatatatatatatatatatatatatatatatatatatatatatatatatatatatatatatatacatatatatatacatacatatatatatatatatatatatatatatatatatatatatatatatatatatatatatatatatatatatatatatatatatacatatctgtgtgtgtgtgttaatactataagaagaatatttataataatgtgatattttttcgtctctttcaGGCGGAGCGCTGTTGCCTGTGTCGCCTTTGGCATCATGGTCTTGATGTTTGCTTATGGTAAGTGAGAGGAACAATTTTaccaaaaatgtatttttcacttttatctggTCCCTCATTAACTTTcccctatgtatacatacatacatatatatatatatatatatatatatatatatatatatatatatatatatatatatatatgtatatatatatatatatatttatagtgtgtgtgtgtgtgtgtgtgtgtgtgtgtgtgtgtgtgtgtgtgtgtgtgtgtgtgtgtttgtgtgtgtgtgtttgtgtgtgtgtgtgttgtgtgtgtgtgtgtgtgtgtgtgtgtgtgtgtgtgtgtgtgtgtgtgtgtgtgtgtgtgtgtgtgtgtgtgtgtgtgtgcatatatatatatatatatatatatatatatatatatatatatatatatatatatatatatacgaatgtatctatccgtgtatataaatgaatgtattatatattatatatatattatatatatatatacatacatatatatatatatatatatatatatatatatatatatatatatatatatatatgtatatgtatatatatatatgtttttttgttttttttatgcacgcacacgcacacacacacacacacacacacacacacacacacacacacacagcacacacacacaaaacaaccacacacacacacacacaca
It encodes the following:
- the LOC119589588 gene encoding uncharacterized protein LOC119589588; protein product: MCVCVCVPACLVSASVLCSSKIKCFPVIPNFLHCLQKHITPSATTILCYTQNRTNIYTGEEIIRIPFHHHEITSFCGPVLLETMRSAVACVAFGIMVLMFAYGGAALPPE